One part of the Musa acuminata AAA Group cultivar baxijiao chromosome BXJ1-5, Cavendish_Baxijiao_AAA, whole genome shotgun sequence genome encodes these proteins:
- the LOC103984342 gene encoding hydroxyproline O-galactosyltransferase GALT3-like, giving the protein MKKPSLYTSYAIAFVLLAAAMTALVFFVIYPNEFRLQSMVTSRCGSRPSSSSLSSFVEPVTPEPDLRLLIGILSLPDSYERRHLVRDVYALQPDVANARIDVRFVFCNLTKEEQRVLVAMEIMLYDDIIILDCAENMDNGKTYTYFSSLPKILDGGGRPYDYVMKADDDTYFRLQLLAESLRKLPREDMYYGLITPCLNWRTRDHYMSGMGYILSWDLVEWIATAETPRNHQVGPEDKVMGTWLREARRGKNEINMEPVMYDYLEGEPRTCYRHELVPDTVGVHMLKNNWRWATALKYFNATVGLKPSNLYHTS; this is encoded by the coding sequence ATGAAGAAGCCTTCTCTGTATACGTCTTACGCCATAGCATTTGTCCTCCTTGCGGCAGCCATGACAGCTCTCGTCTTCTTCGTTATCTACCCCAATGAGTTCCGGCTGCAGTCCATGGTCACTTCCCGGTGCGGGTCACGGCCTTCCTCCTCATCCCTCTCCAGCTTCGTTGAGCCGGTGACGCCGGAGCCCGACTTACGCCTCCTCATCGGCATCCTCTCCCTCCCGGACAGCTACGAGCGCCGCCACCTCGTCCGCGACGTCTACGCCCTCCAGCCCGACGTCGCCAACGCCCGCATCGACGTCCGCTTTGTCTTCTGCAACCTCACCAAGGAGGAGCAACGGGTGCTGGTGGCCATGGAGATCATGCTCTACGACGACATCATCATCCTCGACTGCGCCGAGAACATGGATAACGGTAAGACCTACACCTACTTCTCCAGCCTccccaagatattggacggcggcGGCCGGCCGTACGACTACGTGATGAAGGCGGACGACGACACCTACTTCCGGCTGCAACTGCTGGCGGAGTCGCTGCGGAAGCTACCGCGGGAGGACATGTACTACGGGCTGATCACTCCCTGTCTTAACTGGCGGACCAGAGACCACTACATGTCGGGAATGGGCTACATACTGTCGTGGGACCTGGTGGAGTGGATTGCGACGGCGGAGACGCCGAGGAATCATCAGGTCGGGCCGGAGGACAAGGTGATGGGGACGTGGCTGAGGGAGGCACGCCGTGGGAAGAACGAGATCAACATGGAGCCGGTGATGTACGACTACCTGGAGGGGGAGCCGCGCACGTGCTACCGGCACGAGCTGGTGCCGGACACCGTCGGCGTGCACATGCTCAAGAACAACTGGAGGTGGGCGACGGCCCTCAAGTACTTCAACGCCACTGTGGGCCTCAAGCCTTCCAACCTCTATCACACGTCTTGA
- the LOC135581867 gene encoding uncharacterized protein LOC135581867 isoform X2 translates to MAFEIPSTLIREIQAGLRREAGVPFYDPDDPSLPSLPSVEDAVAALDPDLPPSLRCDRCRGGLLRGLRSTICIYCGADRGKEGNSHSISFNSTVACRKLLDYLGLDGSEAVLLDIEPSGSTSNKGQATPKGELVLSDLLDLVLRWPSDKEDVEHNSTVTMPSPDTYALSLTGIDLDNFFSEKRRETTSFVAPQSDGKKMLRENTDTKSHSFSGSEIFAAFENLQTTDNKTNSLGDDFGDSFAVWDADFQSAGTKSKEVSPKSFDHFQDSSGHNLAHASKTGATIDQLESIEMFDKSDPPSVNEQFQDDLWPIENVNMYASDPLKHEIHNVTENSVSNNVSSIGIDDFSVQENLWPTSSTKESETSIPTNSNEDSFDAWQGFTNSIEARGSSSSPATAAGTGLTWPSHSSETKAANIFPASSEKELYINKSIDSNNNCNDDWQDFAGFEGKGSSTSLGTQSGKAIFEHPGEVKSVDPLDTSSKMESDSFTTMNIIHDSSDAWPDFTGSSEALGNSFNQSSQNGVNSHNNSSETVAVDPWSTGNSKDLDKNMPLNNYDDSFNDWQDFTGFAEAPKRSPNLGAPSGPTLLEQPSETKSVDLLSTKGKTESTNEHDDSFDDWKDFSSSIEVKGSSSSSGEQYKASLFGYSSTTDSTQQQNMKFGSDLQTDIFLNQLEGQKSYSDGEDIQLDVLTSDRVNGMDQKTAADPHSMMWETKGTIESSNANSILEPAKSNVEKSSSHIPDLSFMLIDELSIPEKSVTTEPSL, encoded by the exons ATGGCGTTCGAGATCCCATCGACTCTCATCCGCGAAATCCAGGCCGGCCTCCGGCGAGAGGCCGGCGTCCCGTTCTACGACCCCGACGATCCGTCCCTTCCCTCGCTACCCTCCGTCGAGGACGCCGTCGCCGCGCTTGACCCGGACCTCCCTCCATCCCTTCGCTGCGACCGGTGCCGCGGCGGCCTCCTTCGGGGCCTCCGGTCCACGATATGCATCTATTGCGGTGCGGATCGGGGGAAGGAAGGGAACTCCCACTCGATTTCCTTCAATTCCACCGTCGCCTGCCGGAAGCTTCTTGACTATCTTGGGCTGGATGGATCC GAAGCTGTTTTACTTGACATAGAACCAAGTGGTTCCACCTCAAATAAGGGCCAGGCCACACCAAAGGGTGAGTTGGTTTTGTCTGATCTTTTAGACTTGGTATTAAGATGGCCTTCAGATAAGGAGGATGTTGAACATAACTCTACGGTCACTATGCCTTCTCCTGATACATATGCTTTGAGCTTGACTGGAATTGACCTTGATAACTTTTTTTCTGAAAAAAGGAGGGAGACAACTTCTTTTGTTGCTCCACAATCTGACGGAAAAAAGATGCTGAGGGAGAATACAGATACAAAAAGTCATTCATTTTCTGGTTCAGAAATCTTTGCTGCATTTGAGAATCTGCAGACTACTGACAACAAAACAAACTCCCTTGGCGATGATTTTGGTGATTCATTTGCTGTCTGGGATGCTGATTTTCAATCTGCTGGTACAAAATCTAAAGAAGTTAGTCCCAAATCATTTGACCATTTTCAAGATTCTTCAGGTCACAATCTTGCTCATGCTTCAAAGACTGGAGCCACTATAGACCAGCTTGAAAGCATAGAGATGTTTGATAAATCTGATCCACCATCTGTTAATGAACAGTTCCAAGATGATCTTTGGCCCATAGAAAATGTGAATATGTATGCTTCAGATCCACTTAAACATGAAATTCACAATGTCACGGAGAATAGTGTCTCAAACAACGTGTCTAGCATAGGCATAGATGACTTTTCTGTTCAGGAGAATCTATGGCCTACAAGCAGCACCAAGGAATCTGAGACTTCTATTCCCACTAATAGTAATGAGGACTCTTTTGATGCTTGGCAAGGTTTTACCAACTCCATTGAAGCAAGGGGAAGTTCATCAAGTCCAGCAACTGCAGCTGGAACTGGGCTAACCTGGCCTAGTCATTCTTCTGAAACAAAGGCAGCAAATATCTTCCCTGCAAGTAGTGAAAAAGAATTGTACATCAATAAATCCATAGATAGTAACAATAACTGTAATGATGATTGGCAAGATTTTGCTGGCTTTGAAGGAAAGGGAAGCTCAACAAGTCTTGGGACACAATCTGGTAAGGCAATCTTTGAGCACCCTGGGGAAGTAAAATCAGTTGATCCATTGGATACAAGCTCAAAAATGGAATCTGACAGTTTCACAACTATGAATATCATACATGATTCTTCTGATGCTTGGCCAGATTTTACTGGTTCTAGTGAAGCACTGGGAAATTCTTTTAATCAAAGCAGTCAAAATGGGGTTAACTCACATAACAATTCTTCAGAAACCGTAGCAGTGGATCCCTGGTCTACAGGGAACTCAAAGGATTTGGACAAAAATATGCCTTTAAATAATTATGATGACTCTTTTAATGATTGGCAAGATTTTACTGGCTTTGCTGAAGCACCAAAAAGATCACCGAATTTGGGGGCTCCATCTGGTCCCACATTGTTGGAGCAACCTTCAGAAACAAAGTCAGTGGACTTATTGTCTACAAAAGGAAAAACAGAATCGACAAATGAGCATGATGATTCATTTGATGATTGGAAAGATTTTTCCAGCTCCATAGAAGTGAAAGGAAGTTCATCAAGTTCTGGAGAACAATATAAGGCCTCTTTATTTGGGTATTCTTCAACAACAGATTCAACACAACAGCAGAATATGAAATTTGGTAGTGACCTACAGACAGATATCTTTTTAAATCAACTGGAAGGCCAGAAAAGTTATTCTGATGGAGAGGACATTCAACTAGATGTGTTGACTTCTGACAG GGTGAATGGAATGGATCAGAAAACTGCTGCAGATCCTCATTCTATGATGTGGGAGACAAAAGGAACTATCGAGAGTTCTAATGCTAATTCAATTTTAGAACCTGCAAAATCCAATGTAGAGAAGTCATCGAGTCACATTCCTGATCTCTCCTTCATGCTTATAGATGAACTTTCCATCCCAGAGAAGTCAGTTACAACCGAGCCAAGTCTCTGA
- the LOC135581867 gene encoding uncharacterized protein LOC135581867 isoform X1, producing the protein MAFEIPSTLIREIQAGLRREAGVPFYDPDDPSLPSLPSVEDAVAALDPDLPPSLRCDRCRGGLLRGLRSTICIYCGADRGKEGNSHSISFNSTVACRKLLDYLGLDGSEAVLLDIEPSGSTSNKGQATPKGELVLSDLLDLVLRWPSDKEDVEHNSTVTMPSPDTYALSLTGIDLDNFFSEKRRETTSFVAPQSDGKKMLRENTDTKSHSFSGSEIFAAFENLQTTDNKTNSLGDDFGDSFAVWDADFQSAGTKSKEVSPKSFDHFQDSSGHNLAHASKTGATIDQLESIEMFDKSDPPSVNEQFQDDLWPIENVNMYASDPLKHEIHNVTENSVSNNVSSIGIDDFSVQENLWPTSSTKESETSIPTNSNEDSFDAWQGFTNSIEARGSSSSPATAAGTGLTWPSHSSETKAANIFPASSEKELYINKSIDSNNNCNDDWQDFAGFEGKGSSTSLGTQSGKAIFEHPGEVKSVDPLDTSSKMESDSFTTMNIIHDSSDAWPDFTGSSEALGNSFNQSSQNGVNSHNNSSETVAVDPWSTGNSKDLDKNMPLNNYDDSFNDWQDFTGFAEAPKRSPNLGAPSGPTLLEQPSETKSVDLLSTKGKTESTNEHDDSFDDWKDFSSSIEVKGSSSSSGEQYKASLFGYSSTTDSTQQQNMKFGSDLQTDIFLNQLEGQKSYSDGEDIQLDVLTSDSRVNGMDQKTAADPHSMMWETKGTIESSNANSILEPAKSNVEKSSSHIPDLSFMLIDELSIPEKSVTTEPSL; encoded by the exons ATGGCGTTCGAGATCCCATCGACTCTCATCCGCGAAATCCAGGCCGGCCTCCGGCGAGAGGCCGGCGTCCCGTTCTACGACCCCGACGATCCGTCCCTTCCCTCGCTACCCTCCGTCGAGGACGCCGTCGCCGCGCTTGACCCGGACCTCCCTCCATCCCTTCGCTGCGACCGGTGCCGCGGCGGCCTCCTTCGGGGCCTCCGGTCCACGATATGCATCTATTGCGGTGCGGATCGGGGGAAGGAAGGGAACTCCCACTCGATTTCCTTCAATTCCACCGTCGCCTGCCGGAAGCTTCTTGACTATCTTGGGCTGGATGGATCC GAAGCTGTTTTACTTGACATAGAACCAAGTGGTTCCACCTCAAATAAGGGCCAGGCCACACCAAAGGGTGAGTTGGTTTTGTCTGATCTTTTAGACTTGGTATTAAGATGGCCTTCAGATAAGGAGGATGTTGAACATAACTCTACGGTCACTATGCCTTCTCCTGATACATATGCTTTGAGCTTGACTGGAATTGACCTTGATAACTTTTTTTCTGAAAAAAGGAGGGAGACAACTTCTTTTGTTGCTCCACAATCTGACGGAAAAAAGATGCTGAGGGAGAATACAGATACAAAAAGTCATTCATTTTCTGGTTCAGAAATCTTTGCTGCATTTGAGAATCTGCAGACTACTGACAACAAAACAAACTCCCTTGGCGATGATTTTGGTGATTCATTTGCTGTCTGGGATGCTGATTTTCAATCTGCTGGTACAAAATCTAAAGAAGTTAGTCCCAAATCATTTGACCATTTTCAAGATTCTTCAGGTCACAATCTTGCTCATGCTTCAAAGACTGGAGCCACTATAGACCAGCTTGAAAGCATAGAGATGTTTGATAAATCTGATCCACCATCTGTTAATGAACAGTTCCAAGATGATCTTTGGCCCATAGAAAATGTGAATATGTATGCTTCAGATCCACTTAAACATGAAATTCACAATGTCACGGAGAATAGTGTCTCAAACAACGTGTCTAGCATAGGCATAGATGACTTTTCTGTTCAGGAGAATCTATGGCCTACAAGCAGCACCAAGGAATCTGAGACTTCTATTCCCACTAATAGTAATGAGGACTCTTTTGATGCTTGGCAAGGTTTTACCAACTCCATTGAAGCAAGGGGAAGTTCATCAAGTCCAGCAACTGCAGCTGGAACTGGGCTAACCTGGCCTAGTCATTCTTCTGAAACAAAGGCAGCAAATATCTTCCCTGCAAGTAGTGAAAAAGAATTGTACATCAATAAATCCATAGATAGTAACAATAACTGTAATGATGATTGGCAAGATTTTGCTGGCTTTGAAGGAAAGGGAAGCTCAACAAGTCTTGGGACACAATCTGGTAAGGCAATCTTTGAGCACCCTGGGGAAGTAAAATCAGTTGATCCATTGGATACAAGCTCAAAAATGGAATCTGACAGTTTCACAACTATGAATATCATACATGATTCTTCTGATGCTTGGCCAGATTTTACTGGTTCTAGTGAAGCACTGGGAAATTCTTTTAATCAAAGCAGTCAAAATGGGGTTAACTCACATAACAATTCTTCAGAAACCGTAGCAGTGGATCCCTGGTCTACAGGGAACTCAAAGGATTTGGACAAAAATATGCCTTTAAATAATTATGATGACTCTTTTAATGATTGGCAAGATTTTACTGGCTTTGCTGAAGCACCAAAAAGATCACCGAATTTGGGGGCTCCATCTGGTCCCACATTGTTGGAGCAACCTTCAGAAACAAAGTCAGTGGACTTATTGTCTACAAAAGGAAAAACAGAATCGACAAATGAGCATGATGATTCATTTGATGATTGGAAAGATTTTTCCAGCTCCATAGAAGTGAAAGGAAGTTCATCAAGTTCTGGAGAACAATATAAGGCCTCTTTATTTGGGTATTCTTCAACAACAGATTCAACACAACAGCAGAATATGAAATTTGGTAGTGACCTACAGACAGATATCTTTTTAAATCAACTGGAAGGCCAGAAAAGTTATTCTGATGGAGAGGACATTCAACTAGATGTGTTGACTTCTGACAG CAGGGTGAATGGAATGGATCAGAAAACTGCTGCAGATCCTCATTCTATGATGTGGGAGACAAAAGGAACTATCGAGAGTTCTAATGCTAATTCAATTTTAGAACCTGCAAAATCCAATGTAGAGAAGTCATCGAGTCACATTCCTGATCTCTCCTTCATGCTTATAGATGAACTTTCCATCCCAGAGAAGTCAGTTACAACCGAGCCAAGTCTCTGA